In the Bifidobacterium catenulatum PV20-2 genome, one interval contains:
- a CDS encoding sulfite exporter TauE/SafE family protein, whose translation MIAGVSITTLLLVLAAGIGAGFVGYAVGASSLISYPALLAFGIPPVLSNTTNTVGVCGTGIGGLLSARRELRGQGVRVAVYACIGLVGGIIGGLLLLELPAEVFECAVPPLILFSALIIAINPRKKAAARDAVAQALPQSQQGERAAQIANKTDNGKLHDPWWLWLGVSFVGIYSGYFGAAAGTLALAILDLGKIGPFHQINALKTVVGFGANISAAIMFIIRGSVYWPFAIMMCIGCIIGSAIAPPVTRHIPENIMRAAAVLTGIILAVKLGWSTYL comes from the coding sequence ATGATCGCCGGAGTGTCCATCACCACATTGCTGCTGGTGCTCGCAGCCGGCATCGGGGCGGGATTCGTTGGATACGCGGTCGGCGCATCCTCGCTGATATCCTATCCGGCGTTGCTGGCGTTCGGCATTCCGCCTGTGCTGTCCAACACCACGAACACGGTGGGCGTGTGCGGTACGGGCATCGGTGGACTGCTTTCCGCCCGCAGGGAGCTCAGAGGCCAAGGCGTGCGCGTGGCCGTCTACGCCTGCATCGGATTGGTTGGTGGCATTATCGGCGGACTGTTGCTGCTGGAACTGCCGGCAGAAGTGTTCGAATGCGCGGTGCCACCGCTGATCCTGTTCAGTGCGTTAATCATTGCTATCAATCCTCGGAAAAAAGCTGCGGCGCGAGACGCCGTTGCACAAGCGCTTCCTCAATCGCAACAAGGCGAACGAGCTGCACAGATCGCCAACAAAACCGATAATGGCAAACTGCATGACCCATGGTGGTTGTGGCTTGGCGTAAGTTTTGTCGGCATTTATTCCGGATATTTCGGTGCTGCAGCAGGCACGCTTGCCTTGGCGATTCTCGACTTGGGTAAGATCGGTCCGTTCCATCAGATTAATGCGTTGAAAACGGTGGTCGGTTTCGGCGCGAATATTTCCGCTGCGATCATGTTCATCATTCGTGGATCCGTGTATTGGCCGTTCGCCATCATGATGTGCATCGGATGTATCATCGGCAGTGCAATCGCCCCACCTGTCACCCGGCATATTCCTGAAAACATCATGCGCGCCGCCGCCGTGCTCACCGGCATCATCCTAGCCGTCAAGCTCGGCTGGAGCACCTACTTGTGA
- a CDS encoding YeiH family protein has translation MIDFCKKWWTRITTKEMVFIGIVTLAASLAASWLKQFPGFSLFGALIIALLIGMIAQFPIRKWYSSRSTEHKAGVKDAAGLISNKLLRLGIILLGFKLNLTVLFTQGIKCLPIAAVVVTLTIVACYNIARKLGVDPQLAILVAGGTGICGAAAVMGLSGSIKVPPEKEDEKANNEVMAVAIIAIMGTIFALLEIALGPLTGLSKTQLGITAGASLHEIAHAVAAGDAFGAVDIATIMKLSRVLMLVFAAIVIAVWWDKNHSEIPTNGKRKVSFPWFMLGFIGASIIGTFVPFIGAITPNLVDFAYIVLGMAMAALGINVNFNAIAKKGQKAFLASFITSVLLMCFAAGVAALFF, from the coding sequence GTGATTGATTTTTGCAAAAAATGGTGGACGCGCATTACCACCAAGGAAATGGTTTTCATCGGTATCGTCACGTTGGCTGCTTCGCTGGCGGCCTCATGGCTCAAACAGTTCCCCGGATTCAGCTTGTTCGGCGCGTTGATTATCGCGCTACTTATCGGCATGATCGCGCAATTCCCAATCCGCAAATGGTATTCAAGCCGTTCCACCGAACATAAGGCCGGCGTGAAGGACGCGGCAGGGCTTATCTCCAACAAGCTGCTTCGCTTGGGCATCATCCTGCTTGGTTTCAAGCTCAATTTGACGGTACTGTTCACACAGGGTATCAAATGTCTGCCGATCGCCGCTGTGGTGGTGACGCTCACCATTGTGGCGTGCTATAACATAGCTCGCAAACTCGGCGTCGATCCGCAGCTCGCCATTCTAGTGGCGGGCGGCACCGGCATTTGCGGTGCGGCCGCCGTCATGGGATTGTCTGGCTCCATCAAAGTACCGCCGGAAAAAGAGGATGAAAAAGCCAACAACGAAGTGATGGCCGTGGCCATCATCGCCATCATGGGCACCATCTTCGCGTTACTGGAAATCGCCCTTGGACCATTGACCGGTTTGAGTAAGACACAGCTGGGCATTACCGCCGGAGCTTCCTTGCACGAAATCGCCCATGCCGTGGCAGCCGGCGACGCGTTCGGCGCGGTGGACATCGCAACCATCATGAAACTGTCGCGAGTACTGATGCTGGTGTTCGCAGCCATCGTCATCGCCGTTTGGTGGGATAAAAACCATTCCGAAATACCGACGAACGGCAAACGCAAAGTGTCATTCCCATGGTTCATGCTCGGCTTCATCGGCGCTTCCATCATCGGCACGTTCGTGCCGTTCATCGGTGCCATCACACCGAATCTGGTCGATTTCGCATACATTGTGCTCGGCATGGCCATGGCCGCGCTTGGCATCAACGTGAATTTCAATGCCATCGCCAAGAAGGGACAGAAGGCGTTCCTCGCCAGTTTCATCACGTCTGTGCTGCTTATGTGCTTTGCGGCCGGAGTCGCAGCACTGTTCTTCTAA
- a CDS encoding TetR/AcrR family transcriptional regulator: MAHDIHSGDTERRILDSARRLFAEKGYEKTSIQDILNDLGLSKGGLYHHFKSKEAILDRLNADEWAVTARLLDKLIERKDMSALEKLRALIVSAVDAPDHLDLVRSQLALLKDPAFFTANIRFWSTRLPESFRSLIDMGVQDGSIPTAYPEEAAQLLSLLGNYWLMPCFYPADHAGMEHRIRCLATMLDAIGVPVFDETLILRTTEGLTALTPEEDTASA; the protein is encoded by the coding sequence ATGGCGCACGATATACATTCCGGAGACACCGAACGACGAATCCTCGATTCCGCTCGCAGGCTCTTCGCTGAAAAGGGCTACGAGAAGACGTCCATCCAGGACATCCTGAACGACCTGGGACTGTCCAAGGGCGGGCTCTACCACCACTTCAAATCGAAGGAGGCGATTCTCGACCGGCTGAACGCCGACGAGTGGGCCGTCACCGCGCGTCTTCTCGACAAACTCATCGAGCGCAAGGACATGAGTGCGCTTGAGAAGCTGCGCGCGCTCATCGTTTCCGCCGTGGACGCCCCCGATCATCTGGACCTGGTCCGTTCCCAGCTGGCGCTGCTCAAGGATCCTGCGTTCTTTACGGCGAACATTCGCTTCTGGTCGACGAGACTGCCGGAGTCCTTCCGCTCGCTCATCGATATGGGCGTGCAGGACGGCTCCATTCCCACGGCATACCCCGAGGAGGCGGCGCAACTGCTCTCGCTCCTCGGCAACTACTGGCTCATGCCCTGCTTCTACCCCGCCGATCATGCTGGCATGGAACACCGCATCCGCTGCCTCGCCACGATGCTCGACGCCATCGGCGTGCCAGTGTTCGACGAGACGCTCATCCTGCGGACGACCGAAGGGCTCACGGCCCTGACGCCGGAAGAGGATACAGCGTCCGCATAG
- a CDS encoding MDR family MFS transporter: protein MTSQKTAELGSAASSVKPIDPHTRFIVVGVIVVGSFIALLNQTVMSPALPALMRDFNITTGTVQWVTSVYMLASGIMVPISGYLIDKFSTRKLFAGALATFMVGTLLCAVAPNFMLLLVGRILQSVGSGVLLPLVAVVPMLVYPPDKRGTAMGMAGIVMAAGPAIGPVIGGLVIDSFGWRPMFIGIAVVALVILVGGTMMLKNVSELKNPKLNILSVVLSTIAFGGLLYGFSSASTMGWASPVVITSIVVGLVAFVAFVYKQVKLDEPLLRVDTLATRNFRNSAILVTLINAAVAATNVTLPIFIQNVLGQSATVTGMVMLPAAAVGIILSPVAGAAFDKFGPRGVGIGGLALMTISLGLLGTISTRTSVLFVAVLCALQASGQAIANMPINTWGINALPNDMIAHGNAIANTGRQIAAAIATSLLVTAETSVTASHMSQGVKSATASGIAFSYLLCAAISLVALIICIFTVTSRAKEKAARNAKAYEAQASAEVAAETTEGQPAEHHYAGAYVAPAASLFKQAQEQSIGGIMDDQPYSCLDSDDITHVVREFIRLNVSSLPVVNGEGRLVGFVSDGDVMKSIATYESRTVSTGTGSTMVVFDDETVASKVQALSGKKVMDIATRKVVAATPDQHVGEVARILAKKQFKKLPVVDGDGRLVGVIRRKSVMEHAFDALFPKDDR from the coding sequence GTGACCTCACAGAAAACCGCGGAACTCGGGTCCGCCGCCAGTTCCGTAAAGCCTATTGATCCGCACACCCGATTCATCGTCGTGGGTGTGATCGTCGTCGGCTCGTTCATCGCGCTGCTCAATCAGACCGTCATGTCACCGGCCTTGCCGGCACTGATGCGTGATTTCAATATCACCACCGGCACCGTGCAGTGGGTGACCAGCGTCTACATGCTGGCCTCGGGTATCATGGTGCCGATTTCAGGCTATCTGATTGATAAATTCTCCACCCGAAAGCTCTTCGCCGGAGCTCTTGCCACTTTCATGGTCGGCACACTGCTGTGTGCCGTCGCGCCGAATTTCATGCTGTTGCTCGTCGGACGCATACTGCAATCCGTCGGCTCCGGCGTGCTGTTGCCATTGGTCGCCGTAGTGCCGATGCTCGTCTATCCGCCGGATAAGCGCGGCACCGCCATGGGCATGGCCGGTATCGTCATGGCCGCCGGCCCGGCTATCGGCCCGGTTATCGGTGGTCTGGTGATTGACAGTTTCGGATGGCGCCCGATGTTCATTGGCATCGCAGTCGTGGCACTGGTCATCCTTGTCGGAGGCACGATGATGCTCAAGAACGTCAGCGAGTTGAAGAACCCAAAGCTCAACATCCTGTCCGTGGTCCTTTCGACCATCGCGTTCGGTGGCCTGCTCTATGGCTTCTCGTCCGCTTCCACGATGGGATGGGCCAGTCCGGTCGTCATTACCTCAATCGTCGTTGGTCTTGTGGCCTTCGTCGCATTCGTATACAAGCAAGTCAAGCTCGATGAGCCATTGTTGCGCGTTGACACCCTTGCCACCCGCAACTTCCGCAACTCCGCGATTCTGGTCACTCTGATCAACGCCGCAGTCGCCGCAACCAACGTGACGTTGCCTATCTTCATCCAGAATGTGCTCGGCCAATCCGCCACCGTCACCGGCATGGTCATGCTGCCCGCCGCGGCGGTCGGCATCATCCTGAGTCCGGTCGCCGGTGCCGCATTCGACAAATTCGGCCCGCGCGGCGTGGGCATCGGTGGCCTTGCGCTCATGACCATCTCTCTTGGTCTTCTCGGCACCATCAGCACCAGGACATCAGTGCTGTTTGTCGCCGTGCTCTGCGCATTGCAGGCATCCGGTCAGGCTATCGCCAACATGCCGATCAACACTTGGGGCATCAACGCTTTGCCGAACGACATGATCGCCCATGGCAACGCCATCGCCAACACCGGCCGTCAGATCGCGGCAGCCATTGCGACCTCGCTTCTGGTCACCGCAGAAACATCCGTGACCGCCTCGCACATGTCCCAGGGTGTGAAGTCCGCCACGGCCAGCGGCATCGCGTTCTCCTACCTGCTGTGCGCCGCCATCTCGCTGGTCGCCCTGATCATCTGCATCTTCACCGTCACCAGCCGTGCCAAGGAGAAGGCCGCACGCAACGCCAAGGCCTACGAGGCGCAAGCCTCCGCCGAAGTCGCGGCCGAAACCACTGAAGGCCAGCCCGCCGAGCATCACTACGCCGGCGCATACGTGGCCCCCGCCGCCTCCCTGTTCAAGCAGGCCCAGGAACAGTCCATCGGCGGGATCATGGACGATCAGCCCTACAGCTGCCTGGACAGCGATGACATCACGCATGTGGTGCGCGAGTTCATCCGCCTCAACGTCTCCAGCCTTCCCGTGGTGAACGGCGAGGGCAGGCTCGTCGGCTTCGTCAGCGACGGCGATGTCATGAAATCGATTGCCACCTATGAATCCCGTACGGTTTCCACCGGCACCGGTTCGACGATGGTGGTGTTCGACGACGAAACCGTGGCCTCCAAGGTGCAGGCACTCTCCGGCAAGAAGGTGATGGACATCGCCACGCGTAAGGTCGTTGCCGCCACGCCCGACCAACATGTTGGAGAGGTGGCCCGAATCCTCGCCAAGAAGCAGTTCAAGAAACTGCCGGTGGTGGATGGTGATGGCAGGCTCGTCGGTGTGATCCGCCGTAAGTCCGTGATGGAACATGCCTTCGACGCGCTGTTCCCAAAGGATGATCGGTGA
- a CDS encoding restriction endonuclease subunit S, giving the protein MVEQHAKALVPEIRFAGFTDPWEQRKLGEVANVCSGRDYKHLTEGPIPVYGTGGYMTSVSKALSYDEDAIGIGRKGTIDKPYRLQAPFWTVDTLFYAIPEASSDINFLLCSFLNVDWKSKDESTGLPSLSKRAINETEVLVPDNGEQRRIGAFFDRLDSLITLHQRKYDKLCVLKKSMLDKMFPKGGSLYPEIRFAGFADPWEQRKLGEELGFLRSNTLSRAELSDSEGAAFDIHYGDVLIKYGSVLDLKKAKVPRIADDAVADRQTCDCLQDGDVIIADTAEDSAVGKCTELCNSAGKKVFSGLHTMPLRPIREYASGYLGYYLNSPAFHDQLLPLMQGIKVISVSRSAMEDMMMAVPSIAEQASIGAFFDRLDSLITLHQRKLELLRNIKKSMLDKMFV; this is encoded by the coding sequence ATGGTCGAGCAGCATGCAAAGGCGCTGGTTCCGGAGATTCGTTTCGCTGGTTTCACTGACCCTTGGGAACAGCGTAAGCTAGGTGAAGTTGCCAATGTTTGCAGTGGCAGAGACTATAAGCATCTGACGGAAGGACCAATCCCGGTATACGGAACAGGTGGTTACATGACATCTGTTTCTAAGGCTCTTTCGTATGATGAAGATGCAATTGGCATAGGGCGAAAAGGAACTATCGACAAACCGTATAGACTGCAGGCACCTTTCTGGACGGTAGATACGTTATTTTATGCCATTCCTGAGGCTTCCTCAGATATTAATTTCCTTTTGTGTTCTTTTCTGAACGTTGATTGGAAAAGCAAGGATGAGTCGACGGGGCTTCCAAGTCTTTCAAAGCGGGCAATAAATGAAACCGAAGTCCTAGTTCCAGACAATGGCGAGCAGCGTCGAATCGGCGCATTCTTCGACCGTCTGGACTCGCTCATCACCCTTCATCAGCGTAAGTATGACAAGCTCTGCGTGCTGAAAAAATCCATGCTCGACAAGATGTTTCCTAAAGGGGGTTCCCTGTATCCGGAGATTCGTTTCGCTGGTTTCGCTGACCCTTGGGAACAGCGTAAGCTGGGCGAAGAGCTTGGATTTCTCCGAAGCAATACTTTGTCCCGAGCTGAATTGAGTGACAGTGAGGGCGCAGCGTTTGATATTCATTATGGTGATGTCTTAATAAAATACGGTTCTGTCCTCGATCTCAAAAAGGCAAAAGTTCCAAGAATTGCAGACGATGCCGTTGCAGATAGACAGACCTGCGATTGCTTACAGGACGGTGATGTTATTATCGCCGATACAGCCGAAGACTCAGCCGTCGGAAAATGCACAGAACTATGTAATTCTGCGGGAAAGAAGGTATTTTCCGGATTACATACGATGCCTTTGCGTCCAATCAGAGAGTACGCTAGTGGATATCTTGGGTACTATTTGAACAGTCCCGCATTTCATGATCAGTTGCTTCCGCTAATGCAGGGAATCAAAGTGATTTCTGTTTCGCGTTCGGCCATGGAGGATATGATGATGGCCGTTCCTTCCATTGCCGAACAAGCCTCAATCGGCGCATTCTTCGACCGTCTGGACTCGCTCATCACCCTTCATCAGCGTAAGCTCGAATTACTGCGGAATATCAAGAAATCCATGCTTGACAAGATGTTTGTATAG
- a CDS encoding site-specific integrase yields the protein MQENITAESLFCDYYAQWVKTYKEGAIRDVTMSKYRLTQSWLGKLIPELRLADMDRTAYQQLINGYAQHHERQTTMDFHHQIKGAILDAVDEGLIPRDPTRKVIIKGKQPRIKKMKYLNQFELHAMLADLDLGSEASWDWLILLIAKTGLRFSEALGLTPDDFDFTHQTLSVSKTWDYKNGGGFVPTKNESSVRKVQLDWQLIMQLSGLLKNLPHDKPIFVHGKIYNSTANGVLARHCKNVDAPVISIHGLRHTHASLLLFAGVSIASVSRRLGHASMTTTQETYLHVIRELENKDVDIVMRALSTLI from the coding sequence ATGCAGGAAAACATCACCGCTGAATCGCTATTCTGCGACTACTACGCCCAATGGGTGAAAACGTATAAGGAAGGTGCCATCAGAGACGTGACCATGAGTAAATATCGACTCACACAATCTTGGCTCGGCAAACTCATCCCTGAACTAAGACTTGCCGATATGGATCGCACCGCCTATCAGCAGCTCATTAACGGTTACGCGCAGCATCATGAGCGCCAGACCACCATGGATTTTCATCACCAGATCAAAGGCGCCATTCTCGATGCCGTTGATGAAGGACTCATTCCCCGTGATCCGACACGCAAAGTCATCATCAAAGGCAAGCAGCCACGCATCAAAAAAATGAAGTATCTCAACCAATTCGAGCTGCACGCTATGCTCGCCGATCTTGATCTTGGCTCTGAGGCAAGTTGGGATTGGCTTATCCTCCTCATCGCGAAAACCGGACTCCGATTCTCCGAAGCACTTGGACTCACGCCCGACGACTTCGATTTCACCCACCAAACGCTTTCCGTCAGCAAAACCTGGGATTACAAAAACGGCGGCGGTTTTGTACCCACGAAAAACGAATCCTCCGTACGCAAAGTGCAGCTTGACTGGCAGCTCATCATGCAGCTTTCCGGATTACTCAAGAATCTTCCGCACGACAAGCCCATCTTCGTGCACGGCAAAATCTATAACTCCACAGCCAACGGCGTACTCGCCAGACACTGCAAGAACGTGGATGCGCCGGTCATTTCCATCCACGGATTGCGGCATACGCACGCATCACTACTGCTGTTCGCCGGCGTATCAATCGCCAGCGTGTCGCGCCGCCTCGGCCACGCCAGCATGACCACAACACAGGAAACCTATCTGCATGTCATTCGCGAATTGGAAAACAAGGATGTGGATATTGTAATGCGAGCACTGTCGACGCTTATCTGA
- a CDS encoding type I restriction-modification system subunit M, with the protein MNKQQLASKIWESANKMRSKIEANEYKDYILGFIFYKFLSETELMRLRASDFTENDLPQLTEDNPDIVEFVQGECGYFIAYDNLFSTWIKQGNDFEISNVRDALSAFSRNINPAHKKVFDGIFDTLQTGLSKLGTDARSQSKAARDLIYLIKDIPMDGRQDYDVLGFIYEYLISNFAANAGKKAGEFYTPSEVSQLMSEIVAWYLQGREQIKIYDPTSGSGSLLIHIGQAVARRNGNPDSIMYYAQELKENTYNLTRMNLVMRGILPDNIVARNGDTLEDDWPWFDTLENKEETYNPLFVDAVVSNPPYSQNWDSADKEIDPRFSYGIAPKSKADYAFLLHDLYHLRADGIMTIVLPHGVLFRGGEEGQIRKNLIENRHIQAIIGLPANIFFGTGIPTIVMVLRKKRDDDRVLIVDASKHFIKDGKNNKLQASDIKRIVDVVSNNRTVPKFSRLVSIDEIRANDYNLNIPRYVDSSEDAETWDVYASMFGGVPKNEVEQFKEYWNSWPSLKAELFRDDGACYACDHDDIAAVVRNNADVKTFVAAYEHAISDLPSDLRFRLVEHPEQVDALAQEAAIGRELDAMIANTALVDPYDAYQKLDDAWNGISIDLEVLGSEGFDAVRAVDPNMVVKKKAGKDVEVQDGWIGRVLPFDLVQRELLHDDLAAIETDERRVQDIDSEIETILEGFDEDNKQNSDAINQDGEAFVAAELKKAVKAIGKNPASDFERGLVQAQKLFDEEKKLKSNIKTKRNALEDKTCDAIKTLSDDEARRLLEAKWITPLQKQLEKLPNDVIDELIGKVNELKNKYAITYADVCGQIDEAEKELAGMLGDLTGNARDLAGLEELKALLGGE; encoded by the coding sequence ATGAATAAGCAGCAGCTCGCTTCGAAGATTTGGGAATCCGCCAATAAGATGCGTTCCAAGATCGAAGCGAACGAATACAAGGATTACATTCTTGGCTTCATCTTCTACAAATTCCTTTCGGAAACCGAACTGATGCGCTTGAGAGCCAGCGACTTCACTGAGAACGACCTTCCGCAGCTCACGGAGGACAATCCGGACATTGTGGAATTCGTGCAGGGTGAGTGCGGCTACTTCATCGCCTATGACAACCTGTTTTCCACATGGATTAAACAAGGTAACGATTTCGAGATTTCCAACGTACGTGATGCGCTTTCGGCGTTCTCCCGCAACATCAATCCGGCACACAAGAAAGTATTCGACGGTATTTTCGACACTCTACAGACCGGACTTTCCAAGCTCGGTACCGATGCAAGAAGCCAGTCCAAGGCCGCGCGAGATTTGATTTACCTCATTAAAGACATTCCGATGGATGGTCGTCAGGATTATGACGTTCTCGGCTTCATCTACGAATATCTCATCAGCAATTTCGCCGCCAATGCGGGGAAGAAGGCCGGCGAATTCTACACACCTTCTGAGGTTTCCCAGCTGATGAGCGAAATCGTCGCCTGGTATTTGCAGGGGCGCGAGCAGATCAAAATCTACGATCCGACATCCGGCTCCGGTTCCTTGCTGATTCATATCGGCCAGGCTGTGGCTCGGCGCAACGGCAATCCGGATTCCATCATGTATTACGCGCAGGAGCTTAAGGAGAACACCTATAACCTCACGCGTATGAATCTGGTGATGCGTGGCATTCTTCCCGACAACATCGTTGCCCGCAACGGCGACACCTTGGAGGACGATTGGCCATGGTTCGACACGTTGGAGAACAAGGAGGAAACGTACAATCCGCTGTTCGTGGATGCGGTGGTCTCCAATCCACCCTATTCGCAGAATTGGGATTCCGCTGACAAGGAGATCGATCCGCGTTTCAGCTATGGCATAGCCCCGAAGTCCAAGGCGGATTATGCTTTCCTGCTCCACGACTTGTACCATCTGCGTGCCGATGGCATTATGACCATCGTTCTGCCGCATGGGGTGCTGTTCCGTGGCGGCGAGGAAGGTCAGATTCGTAAGAATCTAATCGAGAACCGTCATATTCAGGCGATTATTGGTCTACCTGCGAATATTTTCTTTGGTACGGGTATCCCCACCATCGTGATGGTGTTGCGCAAAAAACGCGATGATGACAGGGTGCTCATCGTTGATGCGTCGAAGCATTTCATCAAGGACGGCAAGAACAACAAGCTACAGGCTTCCGATATCAAACGCATTGTCGATGTGGTGTCGAACAATCGCACGGTACCCAAGTTCAGCCGTCTGGTGTCCATCGATGAGATTCGCGCCAATGATTACAACCTCAACATTCCGCGTTATGTCGATTCATCCGAGGATGCGGAAACGTGGGATGTGTACGCTTCGATGTTTGGTGGCGTTCCGAAGAACGAGGTTGAGCAGTTCAAGGAATATTGGAACTCTTGGCCGAGTTTGAAGGCTGAACTGTTCCGCGATGATGGCGCTTGCTATGCCTGCGATCATGATGACATCGCCGCCGTGGTTCGCAACAATGCCGATGTGAAGACGTTCGTCGCCGCATATGAGCATGCTATTTCCGACCTGCCCTCCGACCTGCGCTTCCGTTTGGTCGAGCATCCCGAACAAGTGGATGCGCTCGCCCAGGAAGCGGCCATTGGTAGGGAATTGGATGCGATGATTGCCAATACCGCGCTGGTTGACCCGTATGATGCTTATCAGAAGCTTGATGACGCATGGAACGGCATCTCCATTGATCTGGAAGTGTTAGGTTCCGAAGGTTTCGATGCGGTAAGAGCAGTGGATCCGAATATGGTCGTCAAGAAGAAGGCCGGCAAGGATGTGGAAGTGCAAGATGGCTGGATTGGCCGCGTTCTGCCGTTCGACCTGGTTCAGCGCGAGCTGCTGCACGATGATTTGGCTGCAATCGAGACGGACGAACGCCGTGTGCAGGACATTGATTCCGAGATTGAAACCATATTGGAAGGTTTCGATGAGGATAACAAGCAGAACAGTGATGCGATCAACCAGGACGGTGAGGCCTTCGTTGCCGCCGAGCTGAAGAAAGCGGTCAAGGCGATCGGCAAGAATCCGGCTTCCGATTTCGAGCGTGGCTTGGTGCAGGCCCAGAAGCTGTTTGATGAGGAGAAGAAGCTGAAGTCCAACATCAAGACCAAGCGAAACGCGTTGGAGGATAAGACATGCGACGCGATTAAGACGTTGAGTGATGACGAAGCCAGAAGGTTGCTGGAAGCCAAGTGGATTACGCCATTGCAGAAGCAGTTGGAAAAACTGCCGAATGACGTGATCGACGAGCTCATTGGCAAAGTGAACGAGTTGAAGAACAAGTACGCCATCACATATGCCGATGTATGCGGCCAAATCGATGAAGCGGAGAAGGAATTGGCCGGAATGCTTGGCGATTTGACCGGCAATGCTCGCGATCTGGCGGGCTTGGAAGAGCTCAAAGCACTGCTCGGGGGTGAATGA
- a CDS encoding NADAR family protein has protein sequence MTDIICFHNPDEENGYLSNWYPSRFVVDGVEFSSMEQYMMYRKACCFNDAETAARIFETDDVAEIKRLGRLVAGYDDHVWNGVRQIEVYEGLLAKFSQNAELGARLEVTGTALLAECAVKDRIWGIGLSMHDPARFNPRQWRGRNLLGYALMLTRRKLSRID, from the coding sequence ATGACGGACATCATCTGCTTCCATAATCCCGATGAGGAGAACGGGTACCTGAGCAACTGGTATCCATCGCGCTTCGTTGTGGACGGTGTCGAGTTTTCCTCAATGGAACAGTACATGATGTATCGCAAAGCATGCTGTTTTAACGATGCTGAAACAGCCGCGCGAATCTTCGAAACCGATGACGTGGCCGAGATCAAACGCCTTGGTCGACTGGTGGCCGGTTATGACGATCACGTGTGGAACGGCGTTCGCCAAATCGAGGTCTATGAAGGATTACTTGCCAAATTCAGCCAGAACGCCGAACTCGGGGCACGGCTTGAGGTAACCGGCACCGCGCTGCTGGCGGAATGCGCCGTCAAAGACCGCATCTGGGGCATCGGCCTGTCGATGCATGACCCAGCCAGGTTCAATCCGAGGCAATGGCGAGGTCGGAACCTGCTCGGATACGCTCTAATGCTCACAAGAAGGAAGCTCAGCCGTATAGATTGA
- a CDS encoding DUF3990 domain-containing protein — translation MATITLFHGSPYESVTPEYGLGNDKHDYGRGFYLTKSVELAKEWAVCRPDESNGWVHQYELNTNGLSILDFQEHSVLAWLAELMKHRDAADSKRYRVLAAKFIAQYGIDTSGYDIIKGWRANASYFYIAKEFVRDNVDVDILEELLSLGGLGIQYCVKTEKAYGQLREVKDGLLSVSYSEFNDKYNQRDVEARQNMRDLIDSDVNTVTNVFSTLL, via the coding sequence ATGGCAACAATCACGTTATTTCACGGTTCCCCATACGAATCCGTGACCCCCGAATACGGTTTGGGCAATGACAAGCATGACTACGGTCGTGGTTTCTATCTGACTAAAAGTGTCGAGCTCGCCAAGGAATGGGCCGTGTGCAGGCCGGATGAGTCCAATGGCTGGGTCCACCAGTACGAACTGAACACGAATGGGCTGAGCATCCTGGATTTTCAGGAGCATAGCGTGCTTGCCTGGCTAGCCGAGCTGATGAAACATCGTGATGCCGCCGATTCCAAGCGTTATCGCGTGCTTGCCGCAAAATTCATCGCCCAATACGGCATCGATACCAGCGGCTATGACATCATCAAAGGCTGGCGTGCGAACGCCTCGTACTTCTACATCGCTAAAGAATTCGTCCGAGACAATGTGGACGTCGATATCTTGGAGGAACTGCTGTCGCTTGGAGGTCTGGGAATTCAGTATTGTGTCAAGACCGAAAAGGCATACGGTCAATTGCGAGAAGTCAAAGATGGCTTGCTTTCCGTCAGCTATAGCGAATTCAACGACAAATACAATCAGAGGGATGTTGAGGCGCGGCAGAACATGCGTGACCTTATCGATTCCGATGTCAATACGGTGACCAACGTGTTCAGCACGTTGCTCTAG